Part of the Anoplolepis gracilipes chromosome 13, ASM4749672v1, whole genome shotgun sequence genome, tactcGATTGTAACcacatgtacataaaaatcgatatatccaatcatttttcaataaagagagatattttttaatagtggaaaaacatattttttttacgcgaatttttatcttgtattaaataaaatgatgatTACGGCGACAGTCAACTCGCTGCCAAAATCACTGTTATTGGAAGCAATTCATCAGAAAGTTCGAGGATTCATTCCCTTCTATAGCGGGACTCTAACGTTTAACCCTAATgaatcacttttttttcttttttttgtgaatCGATTTCGCGGAATCTGACATAGAAATAAATGGGACAAATTAAAGCCGCTTTCTTACTATTTGTAGGAtcgtttttctctctctaaaatattaacacaGTGTACCACTCGGCAGAGAGATCTGATCTAATCGATAAGGCCAGTTATCATCCTTTGAATGCGGTGAtgtgattattttaaagattataaagttccttttattttattttacaaaattgtttttgtttgTCAGTGAAACAAGATACATATCTGAGTTTTGATTGCGAATTCGCGAATCGCGAATGTAAAatcatatgtttaaaaataaatcggaTTCCACATCtgcgttcaatttcttacACATATACAGATTATGAAATATCCTCCAaatgtcgaaatatttttattgatgcatataataataattatttatcgcgcataaaataataataattatgtcgCCCATGCGCGCACCTTAAGTTTcgattattatagtattataattacatgtattacaattaaatattataactatcgtcaatttatttattcgtctTGTACATTTGCGCAATTTAAACCGCGATTTATCCTTTGATTTAACGTTGGATTAACATCGAAACTTCATCTATTTTTTCACGCCATCtgatattttctttagaaagtcttacaaaatgcattaaaattcTCAGTTTTCTTCATTGATAGAGACGAGACTATCAGTTACATTTGATCTAaaagtttctaataaattttatattggacGCATGTTAGACGTtttcgtatattaaataatattttgtattaaattttattttgtatcctatcttgtaaaatatatttataaatttataactttttaatagttactccattatatatatactaaaataaaagaaactacgcgcaattaataatatataataaaacatactaatataaatccacaatctttcatattttgagATCCACAAGTGTGGATCTAGATCTAGCGCGATCGAACGGCACGAACCGATCGGTCGTTTTACCATGGCAccaaaaatgaatttaacatGTAGTTCTGCTGGCTATCAAATGGATCTAGATAGCGCCACAGTACCACGGAGAAAAAGtgtttttcaagaaaaacagATCGGATCTATAATAGGTGTAGTAAACTTTAAGcagtaagaaattaaccaatcacatTCGATTATTCTTCACACATTCACCTGTGATTGGTCCAATTCTTTACGGTTTGAAACTTACTACACCTATTGTAAATCTGGCTTTATTTGcttctttctaaaaattatcttcaaaGGAGAAAGGAGCATGTACAATgtacacaattatttaaggttatatttgatttgattttaatgtgatttctcGTGAATCAActctaaattgtaatatatataatatgttttttttcactaataatttatacaatttatgtgATTAAGCTTCTTGTAAGAAGCTGAAGAATTGTGAACATGTAAAGATCAAATCTCCTTTATATTTAgaccaaatatttttaattttacgctAAAATGCCGCTGATAATAATAACTGGCGTCCCGTGCAGCGGTAAAACGACGAGAAGTCTTGAactgaagaaatattttgaggACAGACTAAAGAGTAGTGGacaaaatgtagaaataattaGCGAGCACGATGCGATAATTAAGACAGGCTacgagaaaaatgtattttacgcGGGTAAATTGAAATggaaatttttagtaaaactcgatatatacatatatatttcacaaatattcaaaatatgttGAGTCTAATTAACATATCCATTGTGTTCATTTCAGAttccaaaaaagaaaaagctaTTAGAAGTGCCATAAAATCAGAAATTCAACGTAGGCTCGACACACGAGATCTGTTGATATTTGATGGTAGCAATTACATCAAAGGATATCGATACGAAATTTACTGCATGACCAAATTGTACAAGACTCCTCAATGCACGATACACTGTGATATACCAGTCGAACATGCTTGGTTGTGGAACGAAAAACGAATAGAATCGGATAGATACAATAGAGAAATTTTTGATTCGCTTGTAGTAAGGTACttatataacagaaaaataattaagaaaaatccaTTGGAAATATCTCTTtagataaatgtttaaatattaattctttaatagaTATGAAACGCCAGATAGTAAAAACCGATGGGATTATCCGCTTTTTGCGATTACACCAGAGGACGAATTAACTTGCGATGAAATTTATAGCTCGCTTTATGAAGTCAAATCGCCAAAACCAAATCAAAGTACCCAATGTGTCagtattctttctttctttttttttttttcttttccttttgttTTTCCCaatgttcaatattttatacaaatatttatattttcagccACCGTTAGCGTC contains:
- the LOC140672526 gene encoding protein KTI12 homolog — its product is MPLIIITGVPCSGKTTRSLELKKYFEDRLKSSGQNVEIISEHDAIIKTGYEKNVFYADSKKEKAIRSAIKSEIQRRLDTRDLLIFDGSNYIKGYRYEIYCMTKLYKTPQCTIHCDIPVEHAWLWNEKRIESDRYNREIFDSLVVRYETPDSKNRWDYPLFAITPEDELTCDEIYSSLYEVKSPKPNQSTQCPPLASTNYLYELDAITKDIINAILSAQQLGINNDIKIPGSNVTVQSTGTPAKLMRLRRQFLTYSKMQQSGIDQIAALFVQYLNKNL